GATTGGGCGGGAACTGAAGCCTGATGAGAGTATTGGCCGGCCACATATTGCTGATGAGCTGGTTCGTCTTGGAGTCGCTACAGATATGAGAGATGCCTTTAACAAATTTTTAGCCGAAGGTGCAGCAGCCTACGTGTCCCCTCCACGAATCACGCCCGAGGAAGCCTGTGATTGGATTATCGAGGCCGGTGGCTCTCCAGTATTGGCGCATCCAGTACTATACGGTGACGACCAGTTGGTGCGTGAGATATTGAAGCAGGGTGCTTTTAAAGGGATTGAGGCCTATCATTCGGATCACAAGTCCGCTGATTCAGAGCGTTACCTAACCATGGCTGAAGAATATGGCTTGATTGTAACCGGTGGCTCGGATTTTCATGGTGCCCGTCAAGGTTTTATATTTCATGGAGATATCGGTAGTGTTACGGTTCCTGTAAGTGTGCTGGAACAGTTGAAGAACTTAATAAGTAATTAGAGGTCATGCACTCTTGCAAAATAAAAAAATCGGCTGTCATCCATACAAGGACGACAACCGGTTTTTTTATGATTTAGCTTCTTAACGTATTAGGGAGACTTTTAATACGATCCTCATCCGGTGTGACAAACAACGTCTTCTGATGATCATAGATCACAAATCCGGGTTTGGAACCACTCGGTTTACGTACATGGCGGATCAGTGTGCAGTCGACAGGAACACTGCTTGATTGCTTCGCTTGACTGAAATAAGCGGCAAGCTGGGCGGCTTCTTCTAATGTGGCATCTCCAAACTCCTCACTTCGGATGACCACATGAGAACCAGGGATATCCTTGGTATGCAGCCAAGTGTCATTAGGCGAAGCTAGTCGATTGGTGACGTATTCGTTCTGTAAATTGTTTTTTCCGACATAAATGTCGATGCCTTCTGAAGAGGTGAAGACTTGCAATGTAGGTCTGGTTGCTTTTTTCTTCTTTTTACCCTTTTTGCTTCGGTCACGTAGGTATCCTTGGCTTACAAGTTCATCACGGATTTCCTCTATGTCATTCAATGAAGCATGGGCAAGCTGCTGGAGTAAACTTTCCATGTAGGAAATTTCCTCATGTGTCTTAATCAACTGCTCATTAATAACAAGAAGGCTGTTCTTATACTTGTTGTACTTTTTAAAATAACGTTGTGCGTTATCTGATGGGCTTAATAAAGGGTCAAGCGGGATGACCATTTCAGCCTGATTTTCGTCATAATAATTGACCAAAGAGGCTTCTTTATCTCCTTTGGACACGGCATGTAACGATGCGAATAACAATTCACCCCAAATGCGATAACGATCTGCGTCTTGGGCTTCGTCTAGATCCTTCTGAAGATTGGCGAGCTTCTTTACGTTTTTGCTTCGTTCGTTGCTTAGGAAACGGATCAAATCACTTACCCGTTGCTTCACCGTATCACGTTCAGCTTTATCCCCGTAATAATCCTCCATACACTCGCTTATCGAGTTATATTGCTTCGCGTGTTCACCTAATAGGGTTAACGGAATCGCGGAAAAAATCATTTTCCCTTTTGCATTCGCACCTGAAACAGGTGAGAATTCGCAATTATACACAGGTCCCATTACAGACTGGAAGGCGTCCCATAATTTTATTGGAAATTCTGCTGCAGACCCCTGTGTATCACCTATCGCAAGGTTATTTCTGAGACGAAGAGCGATCTCTCCTGCAACAAGTGGACTCATTCCACTGAAGGCATGCACCATCCAGCCAACGGGATCAGCAGATGGAGAGGGACCACCTGATCCGTCTGGTTTCTGCTCAACTTCTTCTTTTGTAATCAGATTAGCGAGCTCACCTTCTATGATTTCTTCTGGTTTGGTCTCCTTCTC
This Paenibacillus sp. FSL R5-0345 DNA region includes the following protein-coding sequences:
- a CDS encoding Rqc2 family fibronectin-binding protein, translated to MALDGIVTRAIVHELQSFIGARIGKIYQPNNHDLIFNLRGAGGGGKLLLSANPTYPRLHLTERNSINPSEAPMFCMLMRKHCEGGTIESIAQVGMERIIHINVRTRDELGDVSAKKIIIELMGRHSNIILTDLSTGTIIDGIHHVTPSISSYRIVMPGVAYTEPPQQHKLNPLEIDKEQFLHLISAAEEAALLKEDEKETKPEEIIEGELANLITKEEVEQKPDGSGGPSPSADPVGWMVHAFSGMSPLVAGEIALRLRNNLAIGDTQGSAAEFPIKLWDAFQSVMGPVYNCEFSPVSGANAKGKMIFSAIPLTLLGEHAKQYNSISECMEDYYGDKAERDTVKQRVSDLIRFLSNERSKNVKKLANLQKDLDEAQDADRYRIWGELLFASLHAVSKGDKEASLVNYYDENQAEMVIPLDPLLSPSDNAQRYFKKYNKYKNSLLVINEQLIKTHEEISYMESLLQQLAHASLNDIEEIRDELVSQGYLRDRSKKGKKKKKATRPTLQVFTSSEGIDIYVGKNNLQNEYVTNRLASPNDTWLHTKDIPGSHVVIRSEEFGDATLEEAAQLAAYFSQAKQSSSVPVDCTLIRHVRKPSGSKPGFVIYDHQKTLFVTPDEDRIKSLPNTLRS
- a CDS encoding PHP domain-containing protein; this translates as MKGDRSEHVNVDRCDLHTHTQASDGMQPPDENVRLAKEKGLTAVAITDHDTVAGVKEACEAGEKYGITVVPGVEISTRAGGKDIHVLGYYVDPTNELFLSRLEGLRDTRALRNEAIISKLRGLGIKITLESVVAGIGRELKPDESIGRPHIADELVRLGVATDMRDAFNKFLAEGAAAYVSPPRITPEEACDWIIEAGGSPVLAHPVLYGDDQLVREILKQGAFKGIEAYHSDHKSADSERYLTMAEEYGLIVTGGSDFHGARQGFIFHGDIGSVTVPVSVLEQLKNLISN